One segment of Plasmodium vivax chromosome 14, whole genome shotgun sequence DNA contains the following:
- a CDS encoding hypothetical protein, conserved (encoded by transcript PVX_122165A), whose translation MPCYDKYEEINILSSEDVELLKKFHAFNKKEKFDYFKENNTVVTVLFNCLQTDFNVHLIQYVLTIFYEIIRNDGSSYSYILSILNDKSVYSYLMKLCTHNDTYIADKSSFLLSGSFCYNSNNNYFTETEIKDFILKIDFFNVSEEGKMDIYINILKIDDYRKDIYELEQFLTIINKNLDLSNNNANKQYKSVFCVWLLTFKDNFIKKLYKNNIISVVINLFKKCRVEKILRVSLNIIKNIMHMDDCFEIIVDNNIIQTLTVLQYDKWRDNDIYDTIVQLLHKLDQRVKNYSNFERYCHELSKGKLKWSVLHTEKFWLENVMQFERDEFKAIQQLADIIKSYAHNIAQKSDSMELKEEVDGVTVAVACFDIGEFARLYPNGKKICQKFRIKENVMILIATKDRDIVREALLCAQKIMLNNWQSISNAK comes from the exons ATGCCATGTTACGACAAATATGAAGAGATAAACATTTTGTCCTCAGAGGATGTGgagttgttaaaaaaatttcacgcatttaacaaaaaagaaaagttcgattattttaaggaaaataacacagTTGTGACGGTATTGTTCAATTGTTTGCAAACAGATTTTAATGTTCATTTAATTCAGTACGTATTAACgatattttatgaaattatAAGAAATGATGGGAGTTCTTATAGCTACATTTTAAGCATACTAAATGACAAAAGTGTATACTCATATTTGATGAAATTGTGTACGCATAATGACACGTACATAGCAGACAAGAGTTCTTTCCTTTTGTCGGGGAGCTTTTGCTACAacagtaataataattactTCACAGAGACGGAGATAAAAGactttattttaaaaattgatttttttaacgtatcagaggaagggaaaatggatatatatataaacatattaaaaatagatGACTACAGAAAGGATATATACGAGTTGGAGCAATTTCTCacaataattaataaaaatttggacTTAAGTAATAATAATGCCAATAAGCAATACAAATCTGTTTTCTGCGTTTGGCTACTTACCTTTAAGGATaactttattaaaaaattatataaaaataacatcattTCTGttgtaattaatttgtttaaaaaatgccgAGTCGAAAAGATATTGCGAGTTTCACTCaacattattaaaaatataatgcacATGGACGATTGCTTCGAAATTATTGTCGACAATAATATCATTCAAACGCTGACTGTGTTGCAGTATGACAAGTGGAGAGACAACGACATTTATGATACGATAGTTCAGCTCCTCCACAAGTTGGATCAGCGCGTGAAGAACTACAG CAACTTCGAACGATACTGCCACGAACTTTCAAAGGGAAAGCTAAAATGGTCCGTTTTGCACACCGAAAAGTTTTGGCTCGAAAATGTCATGCAGTTCGAAAGAGATGAATTTAAAGCTATACAGCAATTAGcagatataataaaaagcTATGCACATAACATAGCACAGAAGAGTGACTCCATGgagctgaaggaggaagtAGACGGAGTGACCGTGGCAGTGGCTTGTTTTGACATTGGCGAGTTCGCGAGGCTCTACCCgaatggaaagaaaatttGTCAGAAATTTAGAATAAAGGAAAACGTCATGATTTTAATTGCAACGAAGGACAGAGACATTGTGAGGGAAGCTCTTCTTTGTGCGCAGAAAATTATGTTGAACAATTGGCAGAGCATATCGAATGCCAAGTGA
- a CDS encoding hypothetical protein, conserved (encoded by transcript PVX_122170A) translates to MLGKRKLGEAQKQKKKKKWIEELDDDSEEIDLDCLNNLEEEERADLEKEDEEVNQEEEKNDASSMAVVGGGDEAVTENGNNKKKKRYDWMSSDDEDISSEEDEEEEEVELEEKGKEKEQEQGGEKTYSSGGTHLKPDNAAEQQGTRSRHSSEVKGGGENGNVGYHPNGTKYDTYNGHGKRGNIRKIPIDERRSHSDDGPVEIIENINKYSINPLDIKLEEIEHLVTYVYFNNIHFSCVTEHLVEFLENFTKNKILQINSDKSTNHTIIYKYDERKNDTVLINKFPHYGKLFVHVKNYQVIISKKL, encoded by the coding sequence ATGCtaggaaaaaggaaacttGGTGAAGcccaaaaacaaaaaaagaaaaaaaaatggatcgAAGAATTGGATGACGATTCAGAAGAAATTGATTTAGACTGCCTAAACAAtttggaagaggaggaaagggCCGATTTGGAAAAAGAGGACGAGGAGGTGAatcaggaggaggaaaaaaatgacgcatCCAGCATGGCTGTAGTAGGTGGTGGTGATGAAGCTGTCACCGAGAatggaaataataaaaagaaaaaaagatacgACTGGATGAGTAGTGACGATGAAGATATATCCAGCGAggaggatgaggaagaagaggaggtgGAATtagaggaaaagggaaaagaaaaggagcaaGAACAGGGCGGAGAGAAAACATATAGCAGTGGTGGAACCCACTTGAAACCTGACAACGCTGCTGAGCAGCAAGGTACACGTTCTAGACATAGCAGTGAGGTgaaaggagggggagaaaacggaAATGTAGGGTACCATCCGAATGGTACGAAATATGATACTTATAATGGTCATGGGAAGCGCGGAAATATACGTAAAATCCCCATTGATGAAAGGAGGAGCCATAGTGACGATGGCCCCGTCGaaattattgaaaatataaataaatattcaatTAACCCTTTAGACATCAAACTGGAAGAAATCGAGCACCTAGTAACGTACGTATACTTTAACAACATTCATTTTAGTTGCGTTACGGAGCATTTGGTGGAGTTTTTAGAAAACTTcacgaaaaacaaaattttgcaaattaattCAGATAAGTCAACAAATCATACGATTATATACAAGTATGATGAAAGAAAGAATGACACAGTTTTGATCAATAAATTTCCGCATTATGGGAAGTTATTTGTTCATGTGAAAAATTATCAAGTAattatttcgaaaaaattgtaG